TTCGCTCCTTTCTTTTGCTTCCTGCTGGTTCGTTTTCCACCagttttcaccatatatatacagCTCATATATTATTGTGCTGTTCTAGCTTTTCCCGTACTtcagatttttttattttctttttccattaTATAAAAAGTGTGTAACCTTATTTATATTTGTCGAGAACGGATCATGTGCAAGTGGTGTAACTGTCAAAAGCATCATTTTCACTAAGAAAATAGACGGAAAAACTTCTAATATAGAATCCAATTATCCAATTATATCttttagtgtgtgtgtgtgtatatataatcCAAATATAAtacttttctataattttttcttaaaaaatgtttggaggCAAACTCTTCCTCTaaatctctgttttttttctgttacaTTCTAGCTAGTTTCCTAATACAATAATTCTCAAATTCACAATTCAGTAATATAAATTATACAGTGTTACTTCTCTGTTAATTGTTCATATTATCGTAATTAAATAATTCATAATACTCTTTTCTGTTAacttctctctttttatttaCCAATTAAACAATTAATTTCTCCGATGGTTCCATGTTAGGACGTATCACGTATGTTCATGACATGATTATGGTTTTTTCTGACAATTTCTACAAGTCAGGACTAAATCCTATTTTCTCAGAGTGTCTCAGCTTAGTCtcaattttacttttttttccatATAATTTCTAACTTTGAAATTAATACAAAAATCATTGGGATTTGTACGGACGAAATTTTGACCACAcgtgaaaatctattttcacatGCGACTCTCCCAAAACGATTCGTCCATGAAAATGaattttcagttttttcatTATTGTAGTCGAAAAAATATTTCGTTATTGTCCAAAATGATAATTATTTTCAATCCGGAGGAAGTAATTATTTTTCGTATCTTTATAGTTAAAATAGTTCTATTGTGTGCAATACGTATACATCGTAACAAAACATAGTGAGAAAAGCTCTGCTCCAATAATCCATACATTATATTCCTAACTTAACTGATCCGAAGTTCCATTAAATGCTTTAAATTTGGCGTAAAGAAATTAATTTCATGCCATATTTATGTAGTTTTTGTGGCGaactatatctatctatctatctatctatctatctattatatacttatATACTAATAAAAGTCCATTAACATTTCTAAAATCGCTCTCAAGCTGACATGTGGCATCCTAAAAgcgctctcaagctgccacgtggtgggaggagaggagatgaggaCCCACAAAAAAAACGAAATCCTCTCCCACAACGTCCGCATGTACGCATGCATGTGGATGCTTTCCTCCCATGCTTAGCGGCAGGATTACCAAGTAATCAGGGTTTTACATTAATAAggttttttttctgttatttGGATCGGTATGTAGGAGTCCATGTTGGGCTTTAGTCTGTTCAGCTGGCTAGGCCTTTGTGCCACCTATATATGCCATGTTCCTTGTATTAGGAGATTGGTTTTTAGTTTTCCTCTGTGttgtgccgccgccaccgcctagGTCAGGAAGGAGATGGCGATTCCATACGTTTTGCCAGCATCATTGCTGCGTTGGTTAATTTGGTCCTAGGCATGTTCTGATTTCTGACGAAGTCTTCTTGCTCTGATCGGCTATCATTCTTGCTGCATGAGTGGAGTTTATGTACAGGTTCCGTTAGTTTATTCATTATAAACTGAATCATCTGTCTGTTTAAATTTGATGCTACTGGAGCTATTCAGTTCAGTCTATCTGGAGTAAACGATCTTATGTGTGCGACCCTATGTACTTTGCTGGATGAGATCTCTATCTTAATATTGATGCTGCTCTTGATTCAACTGGAGATTAgggtgtgtgtgtctatatatatatatatatatatatatatgtgtatatatatatatatatattccaaaaAAACAGAAAGGATGACTGGAATTCAGacaaaatttgggctaaatttaaacaaaatttgTTGAATCCAAAGCCCAATATAAATTGAAGAAatcatttgaatttttttttttgcttaaagTTCAATAACTATTCTTAAGAACACGAATTTCTTAAAGTTTAGAACTCCAAAACGAAGATTTggtttgtattaaaaataacaTATAGTTTAGATGACAGTTCATAGGAACCAACTTCATTTTTGCGACATAATACTTTCCAATAATTAAAGATTTCATGTTTgtaagtaattttagtttagaatttatGTGTTGCAAGGATAATTAGCATTCAAAAtattcacaaacaaaatattgaCAAAAAAACATGTTGCCAATAGAATCTGGAACAATCACGCATATACAAACATTATATTCACATGTGTAGAGTAATATTTCAAGCACATTAAATTAGATGCCCGTGTATATACGCGGGCTTCCTTTCTAGTTTATATAATTTGAACAACTCTTCCATATGCAGGTTTCGGCGGCACAGGGGGGAGGAAGCCATGCAGCTATGTCCCCCGAGCAATACTGGCGATCCATCCTCCCCGACAGTACCCCTATGCCGATCTCCATTTCCCAACTCCTTGGCGATGGTTACCCTTACTCACCAGCTGTTGGATTACCGAAGCGTGGAGACCGTGTTCAGATTAGGTACGGTCCGAATATTTACGGGCTTGCAGCGTCGCAGCAGTTCTTCAAAGACCCAACCATGGGACTCTTCTTCCTTGAGACAAACCTCCAAAGCAGCAAAAGTATTAAACTGCACTTCGCCAACATGATGGCTGGCACCAAGTTTCTGCCCCGAGGCGAGGCCGACGCCGTCCCATTCTCCTCCAAGGATCTCCAGGAGATCCTCGCGCGATTCGGGGTGCGGCCGGGCTCCGTGGACGCGTCGGTGGTGAAGAACACACTGCTGGAGTGCGAGCTACCGGCGAACAAAGGCGAGAAGAAGGCTTGCGCCACATCACTGGAGTCGATGGTCGACTTCGTAGCATCCAGCCTGGGGACCAGAGACATCAAGGCCGCCTCCACCTTCCTGGTCGGCAAGGACGGGGACACTCCGGCTCAGGAGTACACGGTCACCGGCGCGCGGCGCATGGCTGAAACTGGGCAACTCATCGCTTGCCATCCCGAGTCGTACCCATATGCTGTGTTCATGTGCCACCTCACAGAGGCGACGAGGGCGTACAAGGCGTCGTTGGTCGGCAAAGACggtgcggcggtggaggcggtcgCCGTATGCCACACCGACACGGCAGAGTGGAACCCAAAGCACGCTGCCTTCCAGGTGCTCGGCGTCAAGCCTGGGACGGTGCCGGTCTGCCACTTCGTGCAGCCTGACGTTGTCGTCTGGACCCGCCGTGGCTGATGTACTACTGCGCCGTAAATGTATAACAACTAAATCGTAGTACTACGTACCTACTGCGCCGTAGCTGTAGGAAATACTTAATATCCAGTATGTATTTGCAACTTCCATCGTTGTTGATGGTCGTATATACTACATATCTTTTCGCAAAGTACCTGTTTGTAATATGTTTCGTGATCCGTTGCTTCATCCATCTGTACCACTAATACCAgtaataaataattaataatgCTGTCTAGCAGTACTTGTTTATGTACTACATGCCATGT
This window of the Oryza sativa Japonica Group chromosome 4, ASM3414082v1 genome carries:
- the LOC4335212 gene encoding BURP domain-containing protein 5, giving the protein MPISISQLLGDGYPYSPAVGLPKRGDRVQIRYGPNIYGLAASQQFFKDPTMGLFFLETNLQSSKSIKLHFANMMAGTKFLPRGEADAVPFSSKDLQEILARFGVRPGSVDASVVKNTLLECELPANKGEKKACATSLESMVDFVASSLGTRDIKAASTFLVGKDGDTPAQEYTVTGARRMAETGQLIACHPESYPYAVFMCHLTEATRAYKASLVGKDGAAVEAVAVCHTDTAEWNPKHAAFQVLGVKPGTVPVCHFVQPDVVVWTRRG